The DNA region TTGAGATGGATTCAATTGACGGTCTGACCTCGGGCCTCGAGGGAGATCCGGATGCGGCCGTCGCTGATCACCACCCGGACCCCCTTGCGGGAAAGGTCCGCGAGGCAGTTCTCCAAGGAGAAAAGGGCGTCGGGGTCGGCGGACTCCAGCTTCCGGGAGTCCAGGAAAAGGAAGCGGATCTTCCCTTTCCTGGAGAGGAAGCCGGTCACCTTTGCCACCTCGTCCCGGTCGAGAGCGCCCGTGATGCGCACGAAAAGGTCGTTGATCCCCTCGTAACGGTTGGTCGTGAATTCGTAAGGCATGGCCACCTCCGGATGCTGCGCCCGGCGCCCGGGGACAGCGGTTGCTCCCCCGTTGGAACCGTGCGTCGACGGCGTCCCGTTGCGGGGCGCCCATCCGGGTGGCGGCCCGACCACCCGATTGGTCCTGCGGCGCACTCGTGCGCCGCACCCGGGATGGTTCAGTCGTGCCGGGTCGGAAGGGGTGGGGTCACGCCCTTCGCGATCGGCCGGTCTTCGGCCGTTTTCGAAAAGCCCCTGACGGCAAGTTCAAGGGTCAGCCGCTGGTCCGCGGAGAGCCCGGCCGCCGCGGCGAAAGACCGGTGACCGGCGATCAGGCCGGCCAGGGCCGCCGCGTGCTGCAACGCCTCCTCCTCCCCGGCCCCGGCCTCCGCCCCGTCCCCGAGTTTGGAGACGATGCACTCCAGGTACCGCCGGAAGGCTTCGTTCAGCTTCGGGGACGCATCCGGTTCGAGGAGGAGCATCCCCCGGGACTGGTGGAAGAGCAGCGCGTATTCGGGGTGTTCGCTCAGGAAGGCTTCGTGCCGCTCCACGAAGTCCCGGACGCGGTTTCCCGGGGCATTGCGCCTGCGGGCGGCGGGCCGCAGGTAGGTCTCGTCGAGCAGCCGGATCCCCTGGAGGAGCAGTTCGGCCACCAGGTCGGCCTTGGAGGCGAAGTAGTTGTAGAAGGCGCCCTTGGCGACGTCCGCCCCGTCGGTGATGTCCTCGACCCGGGTGGTGTAGATCCCCTGCTTGACGAATTGCGCCATGGCGGCCTCCAGAAGGCTCGCCCGCGTCTGCTCCTTTTTTCGGTCCCGGCGGTTCAAGGTCGGCTCTCCTTTGTGGTCATCATTCATCCATGACTAACGTTCATCCATGACCATCGTATCAATCGTGACCGGGGTTGTCAA from Acidobacteriota bacterium includes:
- a CDS encoding TetR/AcrR family transcriptional regulator, translating into MAQFVKQGIYTTRVEDITDGADVAKGAFYNYFASKADLVAELLLQGIRLLDETYLRPAARRRNAPGNRVRDFVERHEAFLSEHPEYALLFHQSRGMLLLEPDASPKLNEAFRRYLECIVSKLGDGAEAGAGEEEALQHAAALAGLIAGHRSFAAAAGLSADQRLTLELAVRGFSKTAEDRPIAKGVTPPLPTRHD